The proteins below come from a single Yamadazyma tenuis chromosome 5, complete sequence genomic window:
- the HHF1_2 gene encoding Histone H4 (COG:B; EggNog:ENOG503P3ZX) has translation MSGRGKGGKGLGKGGAKRHRKILRDNIQGITKPAIRRLARRGGVKRISALIYEEVRAVLKSFLENVIRDAVTYTEHAKRKTVTSLDVVYALKRQGRTLYGFGG, from the coding sequence ATGTCCGGTAGAGGAAAAGGTGGAAAAGGTTTAGGAAAAGGCGGTGCCAAAAGACACAGAAAGATCTTGAGAGATAACATCCAAGGTATCACCAAGCCAGCTATCAGAAGATTGGCTAGAAGAGGTGGTGTCAAGCGTATCTCTGCTTTGATTTACGAAGAAGTCAGAGCCGTCTTGAAATCCTTTTTGGAAAACGTTATCAGAGACGCTGTTACTTACACTGAACACGCCAAGAGAAAGACTGTCACTTCCTTGGATGTTGTTTACGCTTTGAAGAGACAAGGTAGAACCTTGTACGGTTTCGGAGGTTAA